In a genomic window of Nyctibius grandis isolate bNycGra1 chromosome 4, bNycGra1.pri, whole genome shotgun sequence:
- the LOC137661967 gene encoding olfactory receptor 5P60-like produces MAGRNHSSVTEFVLLGFTNLQELLFVIFLLNYITTLGGNLGMIVLIRTNSQLHVPMYFFLSHLSFLDICCSSSTMLKLLSGLLAGRNIISFNGCMTQFFFFAVFGTTEAILLAVMAYDRYVAICEPLHYSAAMSHGVCVQLVVGSYAAGSLNALVHTIALLRLSFCGPNLVNHFYCEIPPLLLLSCSDTWLNKMVMAVCVGFITTTSVLAIIVSYTCILLTTWSIGSAEGRHKAFSTCTSHLMAVALFYGSAAFLYLHPFSRHTEDQGKIASIFYTMVTPMLNPFIYTLRNKEVRSTLRRAMNKLLS; encoded by the coding sequence ATGGCTGGCAGAAACCACTCGAGCGTGACCGAGTTTGTCCTCTTGGGCTTCACCAacctgcaggagctgctcttCGTGATTTTTTTACTCAACTACATCACCACGCTGGGGGGGAACCTGGGGATGATCGTCCTCATCAGGACCAACTCTCAGCTTCACGTgcccatgtacttcttcctcagCCACCTCTCTTTCCTGGACATCTGCTGTTCTTCATCCACCATGCTGAAGCTCCTGTCAGGCCTCCTTGCAGGGAGAAACATAATTTCTTTCAATGGCTGCATGacacagtttttcttctttgctgtatTCGGCACCACGGAAGCCATCCTTCTGGCCGTCATGGCATACGATCGCTACGTGGCCATCTGTGAGCCTCTGCACTACTCAGCAGCCATGTCCCATGGGGTCTGTGTCCAGCTGGTCGTGGGCTCCTATGCTGCCGGGAGCCTAAATGCCCTCGTGCACACCATCGCTCTCCTCCGACTCTCTTTTTGTGGCCCAAACCTTGTCAATCATTTCTACTGTGAAATCCcaccgctgctgctgctctcatgCTCCGACACCTGGCTCAACAAGATGGTGATGGCTGTGTGTGTTGGCTTCATCACAACCACCTCGGTTTTGGCCATCATTGTCTCCTACACCTGCATCCTGCTTACCACCTGGAGCATtggctctgcagagggcagGCACAAAGCCTTCTCCACCTGCACCTCCCACCTCATGGCTGTTGCCCTCTTCTACGGCTCTGCAGCTTTCTTGTATCTCCATCCCTTTTCCAGACACACAGAAGATCAAGGGAAAATAGCCTCCATCTTCTACACCATGGTGACCCCCATGCTCAACCCTTTCATCTACACTCTGAGGAACAAGGAGGTGAGGAGCACCCTCAGAAGAGCCATGAACAAGCTCCTCTCCTGA